In the genome of Megalops cyprinoides isolate fMegCyp1 chromosome 7, fMegCyp1.pri, whole genome shotgun sequence, one region contains:
- the ptgis gene encoding prostacyclin synthase codes for MMWTIVLLLHGLLVLFFFVSTRSRCKNEPPLDKGWIPWLGHAIEFAKDAAKFLTRMKMKHGDIFTVRVAGHYVTVLLDPSSYDAVLQDSVSLDFSRYAQVLVQRIFCVQLPNHDPAAQRAWMQQHFQGEGLARLSNVMQRNVLSLLSSPEILQNPTDWKRDGLFGFCYGLLFRAGYLTLFGKEHNCNSSEVTAVYEEFRKFDGLLSKIARSTLKRDEKKMACVLRERLWDLLSPARRCGTAEPGSWQQSYRQHLRDEGADEETQRRAMLLQLWTTQCNAGPAAFWFLGFLLTNPEALRAVKEEIDSLSLQAGFQQRLPLDQLQHTPVFDSTLNETLRLTAAVTLTREVLQDKTLRMADGQEYRLRRGDRVCLFPYLSPQMDPDVHHEPEKFKYDRFLNMDGTEKKDFFRHGRRLKYYTMPWGAGKNICVGRHFAVSIIKQFVLTVLTSMDLELCDPNATMPPVNTSRYGFGMLQPNGELEIRYRLKKPNPTS; via the exons ATGATGTGGACAATAGTTCTGCTGCTCCATGGACTGCTcgtgctttttttctttgtttccactCGTTCGAG ATGTAAGAATGAACCACCTTTAGACAAAGGATGGATTCCCTGGCTGGGCCATGCCATCGAATTTGCAAAGGATGCTGCGAAGTTTTTGACTAGAATGAAGATGAAACATGGTGATATTTTCACG GTACGTGTTGCTGGGCACTACGTGACTGTGCTGCTGGATCCAAGCTCATACGATGCAGTTCTCCAGGACTCTGTCTCTCTCGACTTCAGCCGCTATGCCCAGGTGCTGGTGCAGAGGATCTTCTGCGTGCAACTGCCTAATCATGATCCCGCAGCTCAGAGGGCCTGGATGCAGCA ACACTTCCAGGGCGAGGGTCTGGCTCGACTGAGCAACGTCATGCAAAGGAATGTCCTTTCTTTGCTTTCGTCTCCCGAAATTCTCCAGAACCCGACAGACTGGAAGCGGGATGGGCTCTTCGGCTTCTGCTACGGTCTGCTCTTCAG GGCTGGATACCTCACACTGTTTGGCAAGGAGCACAACTGCAACAGCAGTGAAGTGACTGCTGTTTATGAGGAGTTCCGCAAATTTGATGGCCTGCTGTCAAAAATTGCACGTTCAACTCTGAAGAGGG ATGAGAAAAAGATGGCCTGTGTGCTGCGTGAGCGGCTCTGGGACCTCCTGTCCCCAGCTCGGCGATGTGGGACGGCTGAGCCGGGCTCCTGGCAGCAGAGCTACCGCCAGCACCTGCGAGACGAGGGGGCAGACGAAGAGACGCAGAGACGGGCcatgctgctgcagctctggaCCACACAG TGTAATGCAGGGCCAGCTGCCTTCTGGTTCCTGGGATTTTTGCTTACCAACCCAGAGGCCTTGAGAGCTGTAAAAGAAGAGATTGACAGCCTCTCACTACAGGCAGGGTTTCAACAGCGCCTCCCCTTGGACCAGCtacagcacacacctgtgtttg ATAGCACTCTCAATGAGACGCTGCGACTCACTGCTGCCGTCACCCTCACAAGAGAGGTACTGCAGGACAAGACGCTGCGCATGGCGGACGGACAGGAGTACCGCCTCAGACGCGGGGATCGCGTGTGTCTCTTCCCCTACCTCAGCCCCCAGATGGACCCTGATGTCCACCATGAGCCAGAG AAATTCAAGTACGACAGGTTCCTGAACATGGACGGGACAGAGAAGAAGGATTTCTTCAGACACGGGAGGAGGCTGAAGTATTACACCATGCCATGGGGCGCCGGGAAGAACATCTGCGTAGGCAGACACTTCGCCGTCAGCATAATCAAACA GTTTGTATTGACCGTACTGACTTCTATGGACCTGGAGCTGTGTGACCCAAATGCAACCATGCCGCCCGTGAATACCAGTCGCTATGGATTTGGGATGCTTCAGCCAAACGGAGAACTGGAGATCCGGTATAGACTGAAAAAACCAAATCCAACATCATAG